A part of Candida albicans SC5314 chromosome 2, complete sequence genomic DNA contains:
- a CDS encoding uncharacterized protein (Protein of unknown function), with protein sequence IAGVYVDDILISAETVENINEIKSFLEKNFKMKDLKEVKKFLGMNINUTTIMTILCLHITQYHEKKIQRPKFVSFNCDHYY encoded by the coding sequence ATAGCTGGAGTATACGTAGATGACATATTAATCTCTGCTGAAACCGTTGAAAAcataaatgaaattaaatcatttttagAAAAGAACTTCAAAATGAAAGATTTAAAGGAAGTAAAAAAGTTTCTTGGaatgaatataaattaaacaacTATTATGACCATTCTTTGTCTACACATTACTCAGTACcacgaaaaaaaaattcaacgTCCAAAATTTGTTTCGTTTAATTGtgatcattattat